In Rhodobacter xanthinilyticus, a single window of DNA contains:
- a CDS encoding c-type cytochrome gives MRARPFRRLAAPLTFAALAALCAPAQADTYQTVKVAAGKMLFDATCHRCHSVEADKKSYGPLLDGVVGRRAGTFEGYPYSDALKGAGFVWTPGALKAWMEANDEFVPGTKMRHVGITDPTVQEFIVAYLESLLAK, from the coding sequence ATGCGAGCCAGACCGTTTCGCCGCCTCGCGGCCCCGCTGACCTTTGCCGCGCTGGCCGCGCTTTGTGCGCCCGCGCAGGCCGATACCTATCAGACCGTGAAGGTCGCCGCCGGCAAGATGCTGTTCGACGCGACCTGCCATCGCTGCCACTCGGTCGAGGCCGACAAGAAGAGCTACGGGCCGCTGCTCGATGGCGTGGTCGGGCGCCGCGCGGGCACTTTCGAGGGCTATCCCTATTCGGATGCGCTGAAGGGGGCGGGCTTTGTCTGGACGCCGGGGGCGCTGAAGGCCTGGATGGAGGCCAATGACGAATTCGTGCCGGGCACCAAGATGCGCCATGTCGGCATCACCGACCCGACGGTGCAGGAATTCATCGTGGCCTATCTGGAAAGCCTGCTCGCCAAGTAA
- a CDS encoding FIST N-terminal domain-containing protein has translation METISDPHAGAARAANCPAQACPVTASARAADPGAFATLAAGLGPGPFAQISIFASPEADLEALCRGAAAQYPRAVVVGCTTAGEITEAGYAEGQILAFALPRAGFDVEMIVVPELDRLDTRRLIAEVLRARQGLGLRAADLASEFAVLLVDGLSGREDELVGALSGALGAVPLIGGSAGDGGLFRRSLIWAGGRLWENAAALSLVRGRCEVRPFSIDHMRPTEARMVVTAADPARRAVARINDEPAAAEYARLLGLPVEALSPYVFAAHPVLARAGGRHHVRAIQGVDASGALIFFAAIAEGLVLTLAEPGDIAAHLDAALADLAAGGAPSAILGFDCIFRRIEATGRQRARAVSEILARHRVTGFSTYGEQIGAMHVNQTLTGFAFYPTEARR, from the coding sequence ATGGAGACGATCAGCGACCCTCACGCAGGGGCGGCGCGTGCGGCCAATTGCCCCGCGCAGGCCTGTCCGGTCACCGCTTCGGCGCGCGCTGCCGACCCGGGCGCCTTTGCCACGCTCGCGGCGGGGCTCGGGCCCGGGCCCTTCGCGCAGATCTCGATCTTTGCGAGCCCCGAGGCCGATCTCGAGGCGCTGTGCCGGGGCGCGGCGGCGCAATATCCGCGCGCGGTGGTGGTCGGCTGCACCACGGCGGGCGAGATCACCGAGGCGGGCTATGCCGAGGGCCAGATCCTCGCCTTCGCGCTGCCGCGGGCGGGGTTCGATGTCGAGATGATCGTCGTGCCCGAGCTCGACCGGCTCGACACGCGGCGGCTGATCGCGGAGGTGCTGCGCGCGCGTCAGGGGCTCGGGCTGCGCGCCGCCGATCTGGCGAGCGAATTCGCGGTGCTGCTGGTCGACGGGCTCTCGGGGCGCGAGGATGAACTCGTCGGCGCGCTCTCAGGCGCGCTCGGCGCGGTGCCGCTGATCGGCGGCTCGGCGGGCGACGGGGGGCTGTTTCGCCGCTCGCTGATCTGGGCGGGGGGGCGGCTTTGGGAAAACGCCGCCGCGCTCAGCCTCGTGCGCGGGCGCTGCGAGGTGCGGCCCTTCTCGATCGACCACATGCGCCCGACCGAGGCGCGGATGGTGGTCACCGCCGCCGACCCCGCGCGCCGGGCCGTGGCGCGGATCAATGACGAGCCCGCCGCGGCCGAATATGCGCGCCTGCTCGGGCTGCCGGTCGAGGCGCTCTCGCCCTATGTCTTTGCCGCGCATCCGGTTTTGGCGCGGGCGGGCGGGCGCCACCATGTCCGCGCGATCCAGGGGGTGGATGCGAGCGGCGCGCTGATCTTCTTCGCCGCGATCGCCGAGGGGTTGGTGCTGACGCTGGCCGAACCGGGCGATATCGCGGCCCATCTCGACGCGGCGCTGGCCGATCTGGCCGCGGGCGGCGCGCCCTCGGCGATCCTCGGCTTCGACTGCATCTTCCGGCGCATCGAGGCCACCGGGCGCCAGCGCGCGCGGGCGGTCTCCGAGATCCTCGCGCGCCACCGGGTCACCGGCTTTTCCACCTATGGCGAGCAGATCGGGGCGATGCATGTCAACCAGACGCTGACCGGCTTTGCCTTTTACCCCACCGAGGCGCGCCGATGA
- a CDS encoding response regulator transcription factor — translation MQQTDPAPIAPPAGPLACGELRRALIVDDHPLFCDALGMTLRAVAGIEELEQAECLADALALIEGGAAPDVIVLDLNLPDVNGLEGLMSLRKAAPERPVIVVSSLDEPRVIRAALAAGAAGFVPKHSRRELFRAAFAAIARGEVFVPESAGAALEAAAPEGAQEEAIRRLSQLTRQQANILEQICAGKMNKQIAFDLSIAETTVKAHVTAIMRKLGVYSRTQAVLLAREAQSTGALPGDWGAR, via the coding sequence ATGCAACAGACCGACCCCGCCCCGATCGCGCCGCCCGCCGGTCCGCTTGCTTGCGGCGAGCTGCGGCGCGCGCTCATCGTGGATGACCATCCGCTGTTTTGCGATGCGCTGGGCATGACCTTGCGTGCGGTGGCGGGGATCGAGGAACTCGAGCAGGCCGAATGCCTCGCCGATGCGCTGGCGCTGATCGAGGGCGGCGCGGCGCCCGATGTGATCGTGCTCGATCTCAACCTGCCCGATGTGAACGGGCTCGAGGGGTTGATGAGCCTGCGCAAGGCCGCGCCGGAGCGGCCGGTGATCGTGGTCTCCTCGCTCGACGAGCCGCGGGTGATCCGCGCCGCGCTGGCGGCGGGGGCGGCGGGCTTCGTGCCCAAACATTCGCGCCGCGAGCTCTTTCGCGCGGCCTTTGCCGCGATCGCGCGGGGCGAGGTCTTCGTGCCCGAAAGCGCGGGCGCCGCGCTCGAGGCCGCGGCCCCCGAGGGCGCGCAGGAGGAGGCGATCCGGCGGCTGAGCCAGCTCACCCGCCAGCAGGCCAACATCCTCGAGCAGATCTGCGCGGGCAAGATGAACAAGCAGATCGCTTTTGATCTGTCGATCGCCGAGACCACGGTGAAGGCCCATGTCACCGCGATCATGCGCAAGCTCGGCGTCTACAGCCGCACCCAGGCGGTGTTGCTCGCGCGCGAGGCGCAATCGACGGGGGCATTGCCGGGGGACTGGGGCGCGCGCTAA
- a CDS encoding PQQ-dependent methanol/ethanol family dehydrogenase, whose translation MNRFVMAAVVAITCLGTAASAGVTEEDLLNDQTSVSDVLTNGMGRNLQRYSPLETLNKDNVKNLVPAWAFSLGGEKQRGQESQPLVHDGMMYITGSYSRVYAIDLKTGKEAWQYDARLPEGILPCCDVINRGGAIYGDNFYFGTLDARIIALDLKTGKVKWNKKIADYKEGYSYTAAPLIVNGLVITGNSGGEFGIVGEVQARDAETGEMVWTRPMIEGHMGTFKGEPSTMTGTLNATWPGDLWKTGGGATWLGGSYDADTNTLIFGAGNPSPWNSHLRNAGTPVEGNKGDNLYAASRVGIDPATGEIKWHFQTTPREGWDFDGVNEVVAFTDKDGNKRFATADRNGFFYVLNREDGKFVAAHPFVKNITWASGIDETGRPIYNEDNRPGAPDAAAEGGKGQQVFAVPSFLGGKNWMPMAHSQKTGLFYVPSNEWGMDIWNEPISYKKGAAYLGAGFTIKPLFEDYIGSLKAIDPVTGEVKWEYKNGAPLWGGVMTTAGGLVFTGTPEGEFIAFDDETGEKLWSFQTGSGIVGQPITWEQDGEQYVSIMSGWGGAVPLWGGEVAKKVNYLNQGGMVWTFKLPKQLAAN comes from the coding sequence ATGAATCGTTTCGTCATGGCCGCCGTCGTGGCCATCACCTGCCTCGGCACGGCCGCCAGCGCCGGCGTCACCGAGGAAGACCTGCTCAACGACCAGACCAGCGTCAGCGACGTTCTGACCAATGGCATGGGCCGCAACCTGCAACGCTACAGCCCGCTCGAGACGCTGAACAAGGACAACGTCAAGAACCTGGTGCCGGCCTGGGCCTTCTCGCTCGGCGGCGAGAAACAGCGCGGCCAGGAGAGCCAGCCGCTCGTCCATGACGGGATGATGTATATCACCGGCTCCTATTCGCGCGTCTATGCGATCGACCTCAAGACCGGCAAGGAAGCCTGGCAATATGACGCCCGCCTGCCCGAGGGGATCCTGCCCTGCTGTGACGTGATCAACCGCGGCGGCGCGATCTATGGCGACAATTTCTACTTCGGCACGCTCGATGCGCGGATCATCGCGCTCGATCTGAAGACCGGCAAGGTCAAGTGGAACAAGAAGATCGCCGATTACAAGGAAGGCTACAGCTATACCGCGGCGCCGCTGATCGTGAACGGGCTCGTGATCACCGGCAATTCGGGCGGCGAGTTCGGGATCGTCGGCGAGGTGCAGGCGCGCGACGCCGAGACCGGCGAGATGGTCTGGACGCGGCCGATGATCGAAGGCCATATGGGCACCTTCAAGGGCGAGCCCTCGACGATGACCGGCACGCTCAACGCCACCTGGCCGGGCGATCTGTGGAAGACCGGCGGCGGCGCGACCTGGCTCGGCGGCTCCTATGATGCCGATACCAACACGCTGATCTTCGGCGCAGGCAACCCGTCGCCCTGGAACAGCCACCTGCGAAACGCCGGCACGCCCGTCGAGGGCAACAAGGGCGACAACCTCTATGCCGCGAGCCGCGTCGGCATCGACCCGGCCACCGGCGAGATCAAATGGCACTTCCAGACCACCCCGCGCGAGGGCTGGGATTTCGACGGCGTGAACGAGGTCGTGGCCTTCACCGACAAGGACGGCAACAAGCGCTTCGCCACCGCCGACCGCAACGGCTTCTTCTATGTGCTCAACCGCGAGGACGGCAAATTCGTCGCCGCCCACCCCTTCGTGAAGAACATCACCTGGGCGAGCGGCATCGATGAAACCGGCCGGCCGATCTACAACGAAGACAACCGCCCCGGCGCCCCCGATGCCGCGGCCGAAGGCGGCAAGGGCCAGCAGGTCTTCGCGGTGCCCTCGTTCCTCGGCGGCAAGAACTGGATGCCGATGGCCCATAGCCAGAAGACCGGCCTCTTCTATGTGCCCTCGAACGAATGGGGCATGGATATCTGGAACGAGCCGATCAGCTACAAGAAGGGCGCGGCCTATCTCGGCGCGGGCTTCACGATCAAACCGCTCTTCGAGGATTACATCGGCTCGCTGAAGGCGATCGACCCGGTGACCGGCGAGGTGAAATGGGAATACAAGAACGGCGCGCCGCTCTGGGGGGGCGTGATGACCACCGCCGGCGGGCTCGTCTTCACCGGCACCCCCGAGGGCGAATTCATCGCCTTCGACGATGAAACCGGCGAGAAGCTGTGGTCGTTCCAGACCGGCTCGGGCATCGTCGGCCAGCCGATCACCTGGGAACAGGACGGCGAGCAATATGTCTCGATCATGTCGGGCTGGGGCGGCGCGGTTCCGCTCTGGGGCGGCGAGGTCGCCAAGAAGGTGAACTACCTCAACCAGGGCGGCATGGTCTGGACGTTCAAACTGCCCAAACAGCTCGCGGCGAACTGA